The following coding sequences lie in one Alicyclobacillus curvatus genomic window:
- a CDS encoding MerR family transcriptional regulator, with protein MEYTVQKLAHIAGLSTRTLRYYDEIGLLKPARTSSSGYRIYGQAEVDQLQQILFYREMGVNLEVIREIMTDPTFDEKAALLRHREQLLEQRQRLDALLTNVEKTIACIEGGITMSDEEKFEGFKQRMIHDNEAKYGEEIRTKYGNDTVNKSNEKLLKMTPAQYEELTRLGDAVKVTLAEAFKTGNPASDIAQKAAGLHKQWLSCTWDKYSSEAHAGIADMYVNDKRFRAFYDAEQPGMAQFLRDAIHIYTGFTK; from the coding sequence ATGGAGTATACCGTTCAAAAGCTTGCACACATCGCAGGTCTCAGTACCCGCACTCTCCGATATTACGATGAAATTGGACTTCTGAAACCGGCGCGAACCAGTTCGTCCGGGTATCGCATCTATGGGCAAGCCGAAGTAGACCAACTGCAGCAGATTCTCTTTTACAGGGAAATGGGGGTCAACCTTGAGGTGATTCGCGAAATTATGACAGACCCCACGTTTGACGAAAAGGCAGCACTGCTGCGACATCGTGAGCAACTCCTTGAACAGCGACAACGATTAGATGCACTGCTCACCAATGTCGAAAAAACAATTGCATGCATCGAAGGAGGAATAACCATGAGCGATGAGGAAAAGTTTGAGGGCTTTAAACAACGGATGATTCATGACAATGAAGCAAAGTACGGGGAAGAAATTCGAACGAAATACGGCAATGATACGGTGAATAAGTCGAATGAAAAGCTCCTAAAGATGACTCCTGCGCAATATGAAGAGTTAACCCGTCTTGGCGATGCAGTCAAAGTCACTTTAGCGGAAGCCTTTAAGACAGGTAACCCTGCCAGTGACATTGCACAAAAAGCGGCAGGCCTTCACAAACAGTGGCTGAGCTGTACGTGGGATAAATACAGCAGCGAAGCCCATGCCGGAATTGCGGACATGTATGTGAATGATAAACGGTTTCGAGCATTTTACGACGCTGAACAACCAGGAATGGCGCAGTTCTTACGTGATGCCATCCACATCTACACAGGGTTTACGAAATGA